The region GCTCGGCTCCGCCGAGGCCGACGCGCTGCACGCCGCGGGCGCCCGCCTCGTCGAAGCGCCCAGGCCCGCCGGGGTGGAGCTGCTGGACGCGGTCACCGTGATGGACCGCCTCCGCTCGCCCGGCGGCTGCCCGTGGGACGCCGAGCAGGACCACGACACCCTGCGCAAGTACCTCGTCGAGGAGACCTACGAGCTCCTCGACGCCATCGAGCAGCGCGACCGCGACGCGCTGCGCGAGGAGCTCGGCGACGTGCTGCTCCAGGTGCTCTTCCACGCCAGGATCGCCGCCGAGCACGACGCGGACCCGTTCGGCGTCGACGAGGTCGCGGCCGAACTGGTGAGCAAGCTGGTCTCGCGGCACCCGCACGTCTTCTCCGGTGCCGAGCACGTGCACGACTCCGAGTCCCAGCAGGTGCGCTGGGAGGAGCTCAAGCAGGCCGAGAAGAAGCGCGAGTCCATTGTGGATGGTGTCGCGCTGGGTCAGCCGGCGGTGGCGCTGGCGGCCAAGCTCGTGCAGCGCGCCGAGCGCGCGGGAGTGCCCGCCGACGTGCTCCCGAGCGGTGACTCCGCGGGCGAGCTGCTGTTCTCGGTGGCGGCCAGGGCCCGGCTCGCGGGCGCCGACCCGGAGGACGAGCTGCGCGCGGTCGCGCTGGCCTTCGCGGGGCAGGTGCGGGCCGCCGAGTCCAAGGCCCGCGAGTCCGGCCGGGAGCCCGCGGAGCTGTCCGGTCCGGAGTGGCTCGACTTCTGGCGGTCGGCCTCGGCCGACCGGGCGTGAGCTTCCCCCGGCCGTGCCCGGCGGCCCGCTGTGATGGCCGCCGCCGGCTCCACAGGTCACGAAACCGGGCCGTCCGGCGACATTCCACACGGGGCCTGCTGGGGCGGTCGTGCCCCGAACCCGATGCGACTACGAGCGCACGCGCCGCGTGCGCGGCAGGAGGACCTCCTTGCGGCAGCGACCGAGCAGGCAGTGGGTGCTGTTGGGGCTGACGCCGGTGATGACGCTGGCGGTCTCGTGCGCCGTCCCCGTCGCGCAGCCGACGCGGGAGAGCCCGGTGACCGAGACCGAGCTGCCGACCGCCACGGCTCCGCCCGACCCGGGTGTCGATCCGCCTCCGTTGCGGCTGCTGGCCGCGGGCTCGCCGCCGCTGACCCCGGAGACCAGGCCGCAGAACCAGCTCGTGCCCTGGTCCGAATCGATGGCCGACGCGCTCAACATCCCGCGCGCGGCGTTGCAGGCCTACGGCTACGCCAGCACCGCCGTCGCCCAGAGTGCGCCGGAGTGCGGGCTGAGCTGGACGGTGCTGGCCGGCATCGGGGCGGTGGAGTCCAGCCACGGCCGCTTCGGCGGCGCGAAGCTCGACCGCACCGGCAGGCCCAGCATCCCGGTCGTCGGACCGCCGCTGGACGGCAGCCCGGGGGTCAAGCGCATCGACGACACCGACCGCGGCGAGCTCGACGGCGACCAGGTCTGGGACCGGGCGGTGGGCCCGCTGCAGTTCATCCCGCAGACCTGGCGGGAGTGGGCCGTCGACGCCGACGGCGACGGTGCCGCCGACCCCAACGACCTCGACGACGCCGCGCTGGCCGCCGCCGAGTACCTGTGCCACGTGGCGGGGGACATGCGCATTCCGGACCGCTTCTGGACCGCTCTGCTCGACTACAACGCCAGCCGCGAGTACGGCCAGGACGTCCTGGACCGCGCCGACGACTACGGCCGCCGGAGCAGGGCGCTCCCCGTCGCGCGGTAGGGCGCCGCCCGCGACGTGAGACCGCCACCGCCGGTGGTGGTCCTGACGGCTACTGATGAGTAGCCTGGGTCGGGTGATCGAGACCACCTCCCGCCGGCGACGCGTCGCGGGGGTGCTCGCCGCGCTCGGACGGCTCGGCGTGGCCCTCGCCCTGCTGGCCGCGCTGGTAGGCGGGGTCGGGCTGACCGCGGTGCTGAGCACGCCGCCGACCGCGCCCGTCGCCGGTCCGCAACCGGTTCAGGAGCTGGAACCCGCGCACGTCTCGCCGGGATCGGTCGCTCCGCCGGAGCAGGCGCCGATCCCGCAGTCCGCGCCGGGCACCGACCCGGTGCGGCAGTGGGCCGACCGGGTCTCCGCCGACGTCGACATCCCCGCCCGCGCCCTGGTCGCCTACGTCAACGCAGACCTGGCCATGCGGCAGTACCAGCCCGGATGCCGGATCTCGTGGTCCACGCTCGCCGGGATCGGGCGCATCGAGTCCGACCACGGCCGCTACGGCGGCGCGCTGCTGCGCGAGGACGCCCGGCCGTCCCGGCCGATCATCGGCGTCGCGCTCAACGGAACACCCGGGGTGCGGGTCATCGGCGACACCGACGGCGGGGCGCTGGACGGCGACCGGCTCTACGACCGGGCCGTGGGACCGATGCAGTTCATCCCGTCGACCTGGCGCAACTGGGCCACCGACGGCAACGGCGACGGGCTCGGCGACCCGCAGAACCTCGACGACGCGGCGATGGCCGCGGCGCGCTACCTGTGCGGCGGCGGCCGGAACATGACCACCGGCGGTGGCTGGTGGGCCGCGGTCATGTCCTACAACAACTCGCAGGAGTACGGGCAGAAGGTGTTCGCGCTGGCCGAGCGCTACGCCGCGGCCGGGTCGCGCCGCAGCTGAAGGCCACCCGCGGGCGGGTCACCGCGCTCCGGTGTC is a window of Saccharopolyspora erythraea NRRL 2338 DNA encoding:
- a CDS encoding MazG family protein; amino-acid sequence: MSELRVSDGCAVVLVDDRLGEVLPAAAAPLLRRAAAVYAEAGLADTTRAALEAPQPPAVDELLARAAREPVVLVVPELGSAEADALHAAGARLVEAPRPAGVELLDAVTVMDRLRSPGGCPWDAEQDHDTLRKYLVEETYELLDAIEQRDRDALREELGDVLLQVLFHARIAAEHDADPFGVDEVAAELVSKLVSRHPHVFSGAEHVHDSESQQVRWEELKQAEKKRESIVDGVALGQPAVALAAKLVQRAERAGVPADVLPSGDSAGELLFSVAARARLAGADPEDELRAVALAFAGQVRAAESKARESGREPAELSGPEWLDFWRSASADRA
- a CDS encoding lytic murein transglycosylase, giving the protein MRQRPSRQWVLLGLTPVMTLAVSCAVPVAQPTRESPVTETELPTATAPPDPGVDPPPLRLLAAGSPPLTPETRPQNQLVPWSESMADALNIPRAALQAYGYASTAVAQSAPECGLSWTVLAGIGAVESSHGRFGGAKLDRTGRPSIPVVGPPLDGSPGVKRIDDTDRGELDGDQVWDRAVGPLQFIPQTWREWAVDADGDGAADPNDLDDAALAAAEYLCHVAGDMRIPDRFWTALLDYNASREYGQDVLDRADDYGRRSRALPVAR
- a CDS encoding lytic transglycosylase domain-containing protein; translated protein: MIETTSRRRRVAGVLAALGRLGVALALLAALVGGVGLTAVLSTPPTAPVAGPQPVQELEPAHVSPGSVAPPEQAPIPQSAPGTDPVRQWADRVSADVDIPARALVAYVNADLAMRQYQPGCRISWSTLAGIGRIESDHGRYGGALLREDARPSRPIIGVALNGTPGVRVIGDTDGGALDGDRLYDRAVGPMQFIPSTWRNWATDGNGDGLGDPQNLDDAAMAAARYLCGGGRNMTTGGGWWAAVMSYNNSQEYGQKVFALAERYAAAGSRRS